Part of the Candidatus Thermoplasmatota archaeon genome is shown below.
CCTTTCGTGGGAGACCTGGCGACTGCAAGGACTGCGCATCCAACGCTTGCGCCTTGGCGCCTCCGGCCGCACGGAGCCCCTCGGGGAGTTGCGGGTGTCCGAGCTCGATTGGCTTCCCGCCGACGAGCCGGCCGCGGCGCTTGCCCGCGCGTACGCGGCCACCCTGCTTGCGCGCGACCACCTCTACGGCTTGGCCTGCCACGGCGTGGACGCGGGAGGCTACCAAGCCCACGTGGCCCGCGTGTTCGAGCACGAGTTCTGGAACGCGCTGGCCGACGTTTGGCTGCGGGCGTCCGCGATCGCACGCGCGGCCGGACGCGACCGGCTGGACGCGGACGGCATGCGGCAGGGGATCGCATTCTTCGACATGGACTTCCTCGACAGCCCGACGATCGGCGCCGTTCTCTGACCTAGGCGGCGCGGTAGAAGATCTCGATAATGAGCCGGAAGGGCTGGTCCTCGAGCCCTCCGGGCGGGCGCCGGACCTCGGCGAGCCACGAAGCGCGGCCTGCGACGGCCGGGTTGTCGATCTCCATCACCTTGGGAGCGTTGGCGGAGGTGTCCTCGCGCACGAGGTTCCCGTTCTCGTCGTGCACGTGCAGCGTGAGGTTGTTGGGATTGACCGGCAGCACGCCGGGGTCGGGCAGCGGCGAGCCCCCGGCCGAGACGTTGGAGGAGAACTCGAGCGTGATCCGCACCCTGGCCGGGACGATCTGGGCGTCCGAGAACAGGACGAAGGTGCGATTGACGGACCGCGACTCTGTGGTCGTGTTGGCCATGACGAAGTCGTCCGGGAGGCGCTGGTTGACCACGAGCACGGCCGTCGTCTCGGCCGACACGCCGGCCGGCTCCGTCACGACGAGGCGGACGGAGAAGAGGCCGGGCGCGCTTGGCGCAAACTGCGTCGTGGCGCCCGAAGGAACGGAAGGCCCGCTCTGGCGCGGGGCCACGCCGTCGATGCGCCACGCATACGTCGTGCCGGTCGGAACGGTGGAGGTCGTCGCGTCGAGGCGCACGGTGTCGCCGCGAAACACGGGGTTGGCGTCGGAGACGGGCGTGTCGTTCACGAGCATCGCGAACCGCGGCGTAAGCGAGATGACGGTCACGTCGATCGCGCGCACGGTCGATCCGCGCTCGTTGCGGGCGGTAAGCGTAAGGGTGTAGGTGCCGGGGCTCGTCCACGTGTGCTGCACGGATTCGCCCGTGCCCGAACGCCCGTCGCCGAAGTCCCAATGGTACGAGACGCCGGTGCGGCTGGGATCGGCCGTCCCCGCCGCGTCGAGCACGACGGCCCGGCCGGAGAGCGCCCGCAGCGTGCGCGCGTCGGCGTCGAGGACGCCGCCGGTCGCCGAGAGCGCGACCACCGGCGCCTGCGCAGCGTCGCTGCCGACTCCCCCCAGGTACCCCGAGCCCAGAAGCGCGGCGCCCGCCAAAAGGGCGACCACAACGATGGCCGCCGGTACGATCCAACGGCGGCGCGCGCCGTTTGCCGGCGTCGGACCCGCCGCCGGATCCGAGGGTGGGGGCTCCTCGCGGCCGCGACCAAAACCAAAGACGCGGCGCGGCGCGGGCGCCAGTCCCAGCGCAACCGCATCGGCAGGCTCTTCCCGCACCTCGCCCGAGGGATCGACCACGCGTCGAACGTAGACGGGCTTCTGGTCCGGCGCGGTCCGCTTCCACGTACGCCCGCTCTTGTCCCAGGACGCGCCCGAGGTCGGCGGAAGCGCGGAGGCCGCCGGCGGTTGCCGCGCGTCGGCAGCAGGCGCCCCGGCCTTCTTGGCGCGGGGGATCTTGGCGATCGGGATCTTTGCAAAGAATCCCTTGGCGGGCGAGGCAGGCGGCGATGGCGCCGGATCTTCGGCCGGCGGCTCCGAGGCGGCGTCCCCGCGCGCGCGTCCGAAGGACAATCCGCGCCGCTTCGCCGGCGCGGGCGGTTCCGCTGCGCCGCCTTTTCCCAAGGCCGAGAGCTCGGCTTCCAGCCTTGCGATCTCGGCGTCGAGATCCTCCAGGCTCTTGTCCTTTCGCTTCATGGAGGGACGCCGGTCATTCCGGCGGACCGCTTATGGGCTTTTCGGTCAGTACCGCAAGCTCACCGCAAGCTCGTAGGCGACGTCCAGCCCGCCCGTCCGCTCGACGAGGAGCGCCCACGGGCCCGGCGCCCGGCCGGCAAGCGCGGCGGCGTTGAGCCCGATCCACTCGTTGGCCAAGCCCAATTCGCCGGCCGCAGTCGGCGTTTTGGCCTGCGCGACGCGCTGCCCCGACGCGTCGACGAGCGCAAGGTCGAGGTCGTTGACGCCTCCGGAGGCCGGGAAGGAAAGCGCCACGGAAAGCGAGGTCGCGCCCGCAGCGACGGGGAACACGTGGCGGGCGGGCGGATCGGCGTGCCCCATGCGTCCCGCGACGGTCTCCTCGAAGTGGATGCGAAGCTCGGCCGTCGCCGAAGCGGAAGCGCCGTAGGGATCGGAGACGGTCACGCGCACCGCGTACACGCCGCCGGCGGCGTAGGCGTGCGTGACGCGGGGCCCGGACCCTGAGCGGCCGTCGCCCAAGTCCCAAGCGACCGAAAGGGAGTCGCCGTCGGCGTCGGCGGCCAGGACCCGCAGGTCGAGAAGCTCGCCTGCAAGCGCTTCGTGGGTCTTTGCGCCTCCCCGTTCGACGACGAGGGCATCGATCGTGGGCGCCGCGTTGGCCACCACGCGGATCTCCACCTGTGCGACGGACGTGAGGCCCGCCGAGTTGCGGCTGCTGAGGGTCACGACGTAGGGGCCAGGGGCGCTCCACGCGTGGGACGTGCGCTCGCCCGCGGAGGCTTGGCCGTCCGCGAAGTCCCACGTGTGCACGAGCGGGAGAGATTGAGGATCGACCGCGCTGGCCCAGAAGCGCACGGTCTCGCCCACCCGCGCGACCGACGCGGAGGACTCGATCGACGCCACGGGCAGCAGGGCGGCCCGCGCTTCGGGCGCAAGGCCCAGGGCCTCGCGCGCTCGGTGGAAGCCAAGCGCTTCGCGGAACTCGGGCATGTTGTCGACGCCAAGGCAACCAGCGAGCGGCGCCATGAGAAGGAGCGAGAGCGCGAGCGGAAACGCTGGGTAGGCGCGCATGAGTCATCCCATCCGCCTGCGTATCGCGCAGAGAAGATAATAACTTCACGGTCGCGCGTCGTCGCGCCGCTTTTCGTCAAGCTCGCGCTTGAGGGCAAGCAGGCGCTGACGCTTCTCCTCGTCTTTGTCCTGCGCGGCGCGCTCGGTCTCCGACGCGCCTTCGTCCGTCGCGGCACGCCCAAACCGGAACAGGTCCCTTGCGCTTGGCGATGGCCGGGAGGCCCGAAGATCCTTCTTGAGCTGCGCGATCCGCACCTTGGCGAGCACGCGCGCGCGGGCGGTGGCCTCTTCGATCTCCATGGGCGTCCGCACGGCGCCTTGGCGCGAAACCTCCTGCCGCAGCCGCTCCAGGAACTCGCGCTCGAGCAGGCCCGACAACCGCCAGGTCCCGACGTAGACGAGCGCGACCACGACGAAGGCCGCCCACAGGACGACGCTTGCCGCAAACCACGCGGAGATGGGAGGCGCAAGCGCGAAGACGAGCGCGATCACGAGAAGCTCCAGGAGGACTGTCGTCCAGAACAGCCGCCGTGCCGACTCGGCCGCGACGTCCACGAGGATCTGGAGCTCCGGGTCGCCGAACTTCTGGTAGATGCCGACGTACCCCTGCCGCGCGAAGCTGCCCTCGCCCGGCCTCCAGTCGACAAACTCAACGACCGCGGGGGTTTTCGTCGTCACGACCGCCCCCACGTCCCCGGCGACGCGGGCGGCCGCCTCGGCCACCTTGGCCTGCTCCCCCTCGTCGACGAAGATGAGGCGCGCCATCCTTGGGGTGGCTACGGAGCGCCCGGATATGAAGCTTGAGGATGGAGCCTTGCCTAGAAGCCCGCGTGGCCCTCGAGCGTGAGGAAGGCCTTGCTGCGCATGTGGATGTTGGGGACGTTCTTCGCGCGCAGCCGCGCGCGCAGGATCTTGTCGTTTGTCACCACGATCGCGTTGAGCTTCTCCGCCAGGCGCAGGATCGAGGCGTCGCCCTCACCCTCCGCGGGCAGGACCTTGAAGCTCTTGGCAAGCTGAAGCGCCATGCGAGCCTCCTGCTTGTCCTTGCCCACGGACTCCTCGGCGAGCGCGGAGAGCTCGTCCACGACCGTGCTTGGAACCACGATCTCGTACGAAAAGTCCAGCACGCGACGAAGCTCGGCTTCGACGTCCACGCTGAACTGGAACTGCATCATGAGGGCGTTTGTGTCGAGGAGGACGGGGCGCTTGGCGGCGCCGTCGCTCACCGGATCACCCCGTAACCGATCAGGCGCCAGCGCTGGCCGATGCGCCGCGAGAGCGCGACGCGCTGCTCCTTCACCGCGCACACCGGAAGCTTGAGCGTCACGTCGACCGTGCTGCCGCGCGCGCTCGTCACGACGCCCACCGTCGTGGCCGTGCCGATGTTGAGCATGAGAGGCTCGCGCGTCTTCACGACGTCCACCTTGAGGTCCTCGGCCGTGCCGACGACTCGGTCCAGGAGCGTGACCTCCATGGTGAAAGCCTCGAGCATGGGCGGAAGCGTGCCGGGCTTCCCGCACAGCCGGCCGCCCAAGCTGTCGCTCTTGGTGACGGCCGGGTCAAGAAGCGTGCCCACGCCGATGAGCCCGCCCGGGTTCCCCGTCTTGTACGACTTTCCGCCGGCGACGAGGCCCGTGACCTTCGTGAGCAGCGGCTCGTACCGGACCTTGCCGTGCTGCTCCTCGATCCTCCGCCCGGGGAGGATCTCGATCTCGTCGCCCACGTTGAGGTTGCCCTGGATGAGCGAGCCTCCGATGACGCCGCCCTTGAGGTCCTTGGGAGAGGAGCCCGGCAGGTTCGTGTCGAAGCTTCGCGCGATGTACATGCGCGCGGGCTTGGACAGATCGTGCTCGGGCGTCGGGATGACCTTCTCCAGCGTCGCGAGAAGCACGTCGATGTTCACCTTCTGCTGGGCCGAGACCGGGATGATGGGCGCCTTCTCGGCGATCGTGCCCTTCACGAACGCCTTGATCTGCTCGTAGTTCTCGAGCGCCTTCTGCTCGGGCACGAGGTCGATCTTGTTCTGCACGATCACGATGTTCTTCACGCCTGTGATCGTAAGCGCCATGAGATGCTCGCGCGTCTGCGGCTGCGGGCACGGCTCGGCCGCGCTGATCACAAGCAGCGCGCCGTCCATGAGCGAGGCGCCGTTCAACATCGTGGCCATGAGCGTCTCGTGGCCGGGCGCGTCCACGAACGAGACCGTCCGGGCGAGCTCGCACTTGCCGCTGCAGTTCGAGCACTTTGGATCCGTGCCCCAGCACTGCGGCTCCGCGCACGAGGAGCACTTGTAGATTGCCGTGTCGGCGTAGCCAAGCTTGATGGAGATGCCGCGCTTGAGCTCCTCGGAGTGGCGGTCCGTCCACTCGCCCGTGAGCGCCTGCGTGAGCGTCGTCTTCCCGTGGTCGACGTGGCCGATCATGCCGATGTTGACCTCGGGCTGCTTGGGAACCTTCATGGAAGCACCCGAGGAGAGCGCCGCTGGTTAAAAGGATTTGTGGGCGGCGGAAGCGGCGCGAGAAAGCCCGTTCCGCAAGGCGGCAGCCGAGCGGCTCTTACTTCTTCTCTTCCTTCTTCGGCACGAGCTCGGCCACGGGCTTGGGCCCGTGCGTCACGACCATC
Proteins encoded:
- a CDS encoding PKD domain-containing protein; this encodes MKRKDKSLEDLDAEIARLEAELSALGKGGAAEPPAPAKRRGLSFGRARGDAASEPPAEDPAPSPPASPAKGFFAKIPIAKIPRAKKAGAPAADARQPPAASALPPTSGASWDKSGRTWKRTAPDQKPVYVRRVVDPSGEVREEPADAVALGLAPAPRRVFGFGRGREEPPPSDPAAGPTPANGARRRWIVPAAIVVVALLAGAALLGSGYLGGVGSDAAQAPVVALSATGGVLDADARTLRALSGRAVVLDAAGTADPSRTGVSYHWDFGDGRSGTGESVQHTWTSPGTYTLTLTARNERGSTVRAIDVTVISLTPRFAMLVNDTPVSDANPVFRGDTVRLDATTSTVPTGTTYAWRIDGVAPRQSGPSVPSGATTQFAPSAPGLFSVRLVVTEPAGVSAETTAVLVVNQRLPDDFVMANTTTESRSVNRTFVLFSDAQIVPARVRITLEFSSNVSAGGSPLPDPGVLPVNPNNLTLHVHDENGNLVREDTSANAPKVMEIDNPAVAGRASWLAEVRRPPGGLEDQPFRLIIEIFYRAA
- a CDS encoding PKD domain-containing protein, giving the protein MRAYPAFPLALSLLLMAPLAGCLGVDNMPEFREALGFHRAREALGLAPEARAALLPVASIESSASVARVGETVRFWASAVDPQSLPLVHTWDFADGQASAGERTSHAWSAPGPYVVTLSSRNSAGLTSVAQVEIRVVANAAPTIDALVVERGGAKTHEALAGELLDLRVLAADADGDSLSVAWDLGDGRSGSGPRVTHAYAAGGVYAVRVTVSDPYGASASATAELRIHFEETVAGRMGHADPPARHVFPVAAGATSLSVALSFPASGGVNDLDLALVDASGQRVAQAKTPTAAGELGLANEWIGLNAAALAGRAPGPWALLVERTGGLDVAYELAVSLRY
- a CDS encoding PIN domain-containing protein, producing the protein MSDGAAKRPVLLDTNALMMQFQFSVDVEAELRRVLDFSYEIVVPSTVVDELSALAEESVGKDKQEARMALQLAKSFKVLPAEGEGDASILRLAEKLNAIVVTNDKILRARLRAKNVPNIHMRSKAFLTLEGHAGF
- a CDS encoding translation initiation factor IF-2 subunit gamma: MKVPKQPEVNIGMIGHVDHGKTTLTQALTGEWTDRHSEELKRGISIKLGYADTAIYKCSSCAEPQCWGTDPKCSNCSGKCELARTVSFVDAPGHETLMATMLNGASLMDGALLVISAAEPCPQPQTREHLMALTITGVKNIVIVQNKIDLVPEQKALENYEQIKAFVKGTIAEKAPIIPVSAQQKVNIDVLLATLEKVIPTPEHDLSKPARMYIARSFDTNLPGSSPKDLKGGVIGGSLIQGNLNVGDEIEILPGRRIEEQHGKVRYEPLLTKVTGLVAGGKSYKTGNPGGLIGVGTLLDPAVTKSDSLGGRLCGKPGTLPPMLEAFTMEVTLLDRVVGTAEDLKVDVVKTREPLMLNIGTATTVGVVTSARGSTVDVTLKLPVCAVKEQRVALSRRIGQRWRLIGYGVIR